One Pseudomonas sp. AN-1 genomic region harbors:
- a CDS encoding PqiB family protein, producing the protein MSELAQPEIRRTSSWSAIWVLPLLALAIGLWLLWRAFSEAGIEIRVHFADGDGIQVSKTQVIYKGIPVGKVVDLQVSPDMQGVDATIEINREAEDYLSENTRFWLVRPRVSLAGVTGLETLVSGIYIAIEPVKGEPARTFKALSEPPALSDALPGLHITLKADRLGSLDQGSPVFYRQIQVGQVKSYRLGEDQRTVEIQIFIQPAYAHLVRKHTRFWNASGISFSGGLSGFKLRTESLVSLATGGIAFATPEHRQDSPPTDPAFPFRLYEDFEAAEAGFRVQLQLDDVSGLQPGRTPVIFNGVQVGTLRKIDMGRDFSRPIAELTMDPRTEELLLGSSEFWVVKPSISLAGITGLEALVQGNFIAVRFGREGSMAREFSIRPKAPPLDVNAPGLHLVLSTDRLGSLDVGSPLLYRQMRVGSVQNYQLAPDRRTVLLDVHIEPDYAGLVNASTRFWNASGITLKGGLSGVEVKSESLQTLVLGGIAFDTPNLQAPPVPRSRRFALFADEGQARERGRLIELRTARADGLGEGTPLRYRGLQVGRVERVRLSDDLAAVLVDVRVSQAEERIARAGSRFWVVRPELGLARTANLDTLVSGPYLEVQPSPGDGAPRRSFELLAQAPQAAVDADGLALVLSAERSGSVEAGDPVTYRQVPVGQVARLELGPTADRVLIHILIEPRYAPLVRGGSRFWNASGVDVDFGLLKGMQVRTESVEAIVTGGIAFASPDEQRPVQPGQTFVLFDEPQAEWLQWAPKIPLRQ; encoded by the coding sequence ATGAGTGAACTCGCCCAACCCGAAATCCGCAGGACCAGCAGCTGGTCCGCCATCTGGGTGCTGCCGCTGCTCGCCCTGGCCATCGGCCTGTGGCTGCTGTGGCGTGCCTTCAGCGAAGCCGGCATCGAGATCCGCGTGCACTTCGCCGACGGTGACGGTATCCAGGTCAGCAAGACCCAGGTCATCTACAAGGGCATCCCGGTCGGCAAGGTCGTCGACCTGCAGGTCAGCCCGGACATGCAGGGCGTCGATGCGACCATCGAGATCAATCGCGAGGCCGAGGACTACCTGAGCGAGAACACCCGCTTCTGGCTGGTGCGGCCACGGGTATCGCTGGCCGGGGTGACCGGGCTGGAAACCCTGGTGTCCGGCATCTACATCGCCATCGAGCCGGTTAAGGGCGAGCCGGCTCGCACCTTCAAGGCGCTGAGCGAACCGCCGGCGCTATCCGATGCGCTGCCCGGTCTGCACATCACCCTCAAGGCCGATCGCCTCGGCTCGCTGGACCAGGGCAGTCCGGTGTTCTACCGGCAGATCCAGGTCGGTCAGGTCAAGAGCTACCGCCTCGGCGAGGACCAGCGCACCGTCGAGATCCAGATCTTCATCCAGCCGGCCTATGCCCACCTGGTGCGCAAGCACACCCGTTTCTGGAACGCCAGCGGCATCAGCTTCAGCGGCGGCCTGTCCGGCTTCAAGCTGCGCACCGAGTCGCTGGTCAGCCTGGCCACCGGTGGCATCGCCTTCGCCACCCCGGAACATCGTCAGGACAGCCCGCCGACCGATCCGGCCTTCCCCTTCCGCCTGTACGAGGACTTCGAGGCAGCCGAGGCCGGTTTCCGGGTCCAGCTGCAACTGGACGACGTCAGCGGCCTGCAGCCCGGACGCACGCCGGTGATCTTCAATGGCGTACAGGTCGGCACGCTGCGCAAGATCGACATGGGCCGCGACTTTTCCCGGCCGATCGCCGAGCTGACCATGGACCCGCGCACCGAGGAGCTGCTGCTCGGCAGCAGCGAGTTCTGGGTGGTCAAGCCGTCGATCTCGCTGGCCGGGATCACCGGCCTCGAGGCGCTGGTACAGGGCAATTTCATCGCCGTGCGCTTCGGCAGGGAAGGCAGCATGGCCCGCGAGTTCAGCATCCGGCCCAAGGCGCCGCCACTGGACGTGAACGCCCCGGGCCTGCACCTGGTACTGAGCACCGATCGTCTCGGCTCGCTGGACGTCGGCAGCCCGCTGCTCTATCGGCAGATGCGCGTGGGCAGCGTGCAGAACTACCAGCTCGCCCCCGACCGTCGCACTGTACTGCTGGACGTGCACATCGAGCCCGACTATGCCGGACTGGTGAATGCCTCGACGCGTTTCTGGAACGCCAGCGGCATCACCCTCAAGGGCGGCCTGTCCGGCGTCGAGGTGAAGAGCGAGTCGCTGCAGACCCTGGTGCTGGGGGGCATCGCCTTCGACACCCCCAATCTACAGGCGCCGCCGGTACCCCGCTCGCGGCGTTTTGCGCTGTTCGCCGACGAGGGGCAGGCGCGCGAGCGCGGCCGCTTGATCGAGCTACGCACCGCGCGCGCCGATGGCCTGGGCGAGGGAACCCCGCTGCGCTATCGCGGCCTGCAGGTCGGCCGGGTGGAGCGGGTTCGCCTCAGCGACGACCTGGCCGCAGTGCTGGTCGATGTGCGTGTCAGCCAGGCCGAGGAGCGCATCGCCCGCGCCGGCAGCCGCTTCTGGGTGGTGCGCCCCGAGCTGGGCCTGGCGCGCACCGCCAACCTCGATACCCTGGTCAGCGGTCCCTATCTGGAAGTGCAGCCGTCGCCGGGTGACGGCGCGCCGCGGCGCAGCTTCGAACTGCTGGCCCAGGCGCCGCAGGCGGCCGTCGATGCCGACGGCTTGGCACTGGTCCTGAGTGCGGAGCGCAGCGGCTCGGTCGAGGCCGGCGATCCGGTGACCTACCGACAGGTGCCGGTGGGCCAGGTCGCCCGCCTGGAGCTGGGGCCTACCGCCGACCGCGTGCTGATCCACATCCTCATCGAGCCGCGCTATGCGCCGCTGGTGCGCGGCGGCAGCCGGTTCTGGAACGCCAGCGGCGTCGATGTCGACTTCGGCCTGCTCAAGGGCATGCAGGTACGCACCGAGTCGGTCGAGGCGATCGTCACCGGTGGCATCGCCTTTGCCTCCCCCGACGAGCAGCGTCCGGTGCAACCGGGACAGACCTTCGTGCTGTTCGACGAACCGCAGGCAGAATGGCTGCAGTGGGCACCGAAGATCCCGCTGCGCCAGTGA
- the rimI gene encoding ribosomal protein S18-alanine N-acetyltransferase produces the protein MTDAVSFRRMTADDLDAVLKIEYAAFSHPWTRGIFTDALNSYECWLMFEGSQQVGHGVIQLIADEAHLLNITVKPESQGRGLGLRLLTHLMQRARERGGNECFLEVRASNQSAYRLYERFGFNEIGRRRDYYPAVGGREDALVMACPLFD, from the coding sequence ATGACTGATGCGGTAAGTTTCCGGCGCATGACCGCCGACGACCTGGATGCGGTACTCAAGATCGAATACGCCGCCTTCAGCCATCCCTGGACCCGCGGCATCTTCACCGATGCCCTCAACTCCTACGAATGCTGGCTGATGTTCGAGGGCAGCCAGCAGGTCGGCCACGGGGTGATCCAGCTGATCGCCGACGAGGCCCACCTGCTCAACATCACCGTCAAGCCGGAGAGCCAGGGCCGCGGCCTCGGCCTGCGCCTGCTCACCCACCTGATGCAGCGTGCCCGCGAGCGCGGCGGCAACGAGTGCTTCCTCGAGGTGCGCGCCTCCAACCAGTCGGCCTACCGCCTGTACGAGCGCTTCGGCTTCAACGAGATCGGCCGTCGCCGCGACTACTACCCGGCGGTCGGCGGGCGGGAGGATGCGCTGGTGATGGCCTGCCCGCTGTTCGACTGA
- a CDS encoding DUF927 domain-containing protein: MTEQRKSEFPSFAEVKAAALRSIDRVLAHWLPGGKLVDANKEYTAPNPTRADKHTGSLKVNMRRGTWSDFATGDKGGDLIDLVQYLNRCSHVDACNKLADFLGVTAGASPAPATSSASKPAAPEWAPVLPIPAEAMAKVHKTHRQHGKPSKVWVYKDAQGQPLMVLYRFDKAPDADGKREKVFAPLTWCRNASGAGQWRWASLPEPRPLLRLDELAQRLEAPVVLCEGEKSADAAAQLLPDHVATCWPNGAQSWQKADFAPLAGRDVLLWPDNDRNGLACMRSIADHLRQLGAASVRTVALDVFTRRPVVVDAAATFEAGGEWADGDDAADALAKGWTPEHLAALAQAGELYAAPAAPAQAAEAAPEAGASDAPTKAASKPSSRAKRQPARTHAASANSDSSEQLSGFRVTDAGVVYYSDEGERPVCSRLDILARTRDDKGHNWGLLVEFDDPDGAKKRLNIPSQAMAGEFGKEVVGPLVSMGLRLAIGRNARNCRNDLQSYLQSYDSHERARLVNRLGWHDDAYLLPGEQLGNSAEHLHFYEGGAALPPIEQAGTLEEWQQGVARYCVGNNRLAFVVSTAFAGPLLHLLGAESGGFHLYGDSSGGKTTHLKAAASVYGGPRMLRTWRSTDNALEGTAAAHSDGLLVLDEIHQCDARVIGDTVYMLGNGTGKTRANDRGAVAKQAYSWRLLFLSTGEKTLAQHMAEGGKELKAGMEVRMVGIPADAGKGLGLFEELHGFAEAGELADTLTSNAGKHHGTALVAYLRAMLESKPLPKVSEELARVTDHFAGKLLPADAAGQVRRVAARFALVATAGELATRLGVTGWPELTAYNAARTCFSAWLDARGGAGNLEEQAIVTHLRTIIERFGEGRFTRWDNVAVRTDEHGPRTTDRLGFRRTVEHGVGDELYTTTDYYVLSAVWASEVWKGYNVANVNKVLLARGILTPGTDGKAARSERLPGMGKTRCYLVSAAALNADSPAEQLAEAA; this comes from the coding sequence ATGACCGAACAACGCAAATCAGAGTTCCCCAGCTTCGCCGAGGTGAAGGCCGCCGCCCTGCGCTCGATTGACCGCGTGCTGGCGCACTGGCTGCCCGGCGGCAAGCTGGTGGACGCCAACAAGGAGTACACCGCGCCCAACCCCACGCGGGCCGACAAGCACACCGGCTCGCTCAAGGTGAACATGCGCCGGGGCACCTGGTCCGACTTCGCCACCGGGGACAAGGGCGGCGACCTGATAGACCTGGTGCAGTACCTCAACCGCTGCAGCCACGTGGACGCCTGCAACAAGCTGGCCGACTTCCTGGGCGTGACCGCTGGCGCCAGCCCGGCGCCGGCCACCAGCAGCGCCAGCAAGCCCGCCGCGCCCGAGTGGGCACCTGTGCTGCCGATCCCCGCCGAGGCCATGGCCAAGGTCCACAAGACCCACCGCCAGCACGGCAAGCCGTCCAAGGTGTGGGTCTACAAGGATGCGCAGGGACAGCCGCTGATGGTGCTCTACCGCTTCGACAAGGCCCCGGACGCTGACGGCAAGCGGGAAAAGGTCTTTGCCCCGCTGACCTGGTGCCGCAACGCCAGCGGCGCCGGGCAATGGCGCTGGGCGAGCCTGCCCGAGCCGCGCCCGCTGCTGCGCCTCGATGAACTGGCGCAGCGCCTCGAGGCGCCCGTGGTGCTCTGCGAGGGCGAGAAGTCCGCCGACGCTGCCGCCCAGCTGCTGCCCGACCACGTGGCCACCTGCTGGCCCAATGGCGCGCAGTCCTGGCAGAAGGCCGACTTCGCCCCGCTGGCCGGGCGCGACGTGCTGCTGTGGCCGGATAACGACCGCAACGGCCTGGCCTGCATGCGCTCGATTGCCGATCACCTGCGCCAGCTGGGCGCCGCGTCCGTGCGTACCGTGGCGCTCGACGTGTTCACCCGGCGCCCGGTAGTGGTGGACGCCGCCGCCACCTTCGAGGCCGGCGGCGAGTGGGCAGACGGCGACGATGCCGCCGACGCGCTGGCCAAGGGCTGGACACCCGAGCACCTGGCCGCGCTGGCGCAGGCCGGCGAGCTGTACGCCGCCCCAGCGGCGCCGGCACAGGCCGCCGAAGCGGCACCCGAGGCTGGCGCCAGCGATGCCCCGACGAAGGCCGCCAGCAAGCCCAGCAGCCGCGCCAAGCGCCAGCCTGCACGCACCCATGCGGCGAGCGCCAACAGCGACAGCAGCGAGCAGCTGTCGGGCTTCCGGGTGACGGATGCCGGGGTGGTCTACTACAGCGACGAAGGCGAACGCCCTGTGTGTTCGCGGCTCGACATTCTGGCGCGCACCCGCGACGACAAGGGCCACAACTGGGGGCTGCTGGTGGAGTTCGACGACCCGGACGGGGCAAAGAAGCGCCTCAACATCCCCTCGCAAGCCATGGCCGGCGAGTTCGGCAAGGAAGTGGTCGGGCCGCTGGTGAGCATGGGCCTGCGCCTGGCCATCGGCCGCAACGCCCGCAACTGCCGCAACGATCTGCAGAGCTACCTGCAGTCCTACGACAGCCACGAGCGTGCGCGCCTGGTCAACCGCCTGGGCTGGCACGATGACGCCTATCTGCTGCCCGGCGAGCAACTGGGCAACAGCGCCGAACACCTGCACTTCTACGAAGGCGGCGCCGCCCTGCCGCCTATCGAGCAGGCCGGCACCCTGGAGGAGTGGCAACAGGGCGTCGCCCGCTACTGCGTCGGCAACAACCGCCTGGCCTTCGTGGTGAGCACGGCCTTTGCCGGCCCGCTGCTGCACCTGCTGGGCGCCGAGTCGGGCGGCTTCCACCTCTACGGCGACAGCTCGGGCGGCAAGACCACCCACCTGAAGGCCGCCGCCTCGGTCTACGGCGGGCCGCGCATGCTGCGCACCTGGCGCAGCACGGACAACGCCCTGGAAGGCACCGCCGCCGCCCACTCGGACGGGCTGCTGGTGCTCGATGAAATCCACCAGTGCGACGCCCGCGTGATTGGCGACACCGTGTACATGCTCGGCAACGGCACCGGCAAGACCCGAGCGAACGACCGGGGAGCCGTCGCCAAACAGGCCTACAGCTGGCGCCTGCTGTTCCTGTCCACCGGGGAAAAGACCCTCGCCCAGCACATGGCCGAAGGCGGCAAGGAGCTGAAAGCCGGGATGGAGGTGCGCATGGTCGGCATCCCAGCCGATGCCGGCAAAGGCCTGGGGCTGTTCGAGGAGCTGCACGGCTTCGCCGAGGCCGGCGAGCTGGCCGATACCCTGACCAGCAACGCCGGCAAGCACCACGGAACGGCCCTGGTCGCATACCTGCGGGCCATGCTCGAATCCAAGCCACTGCCCAAGGTATCCGAGGAGCTGGCGCGGGTGACGGATCACTTCGCCGGCAAGCTGCTGCCTGCTGACGCTGCCGGGCAGGTTCGCCGGGTGGCTGCGCGCTTCGCCCTGGTCGCCACGGCCGGCGAGCTGGCCACCCGCCTGGGCGTCACCGGCTGGCCCGAACTCACGGCCTACAACGCCGCGCGCACCTGCTTCAGCGCCTGGCTCGACGCCCGAGGCGGCGCCGGCAACCTCGAAGAGCAGGCCATCGTCACCCACCTGCGGACGATCATTGAACGCTTCGGGGAAGGCCGCTTCACCCGCTGGGATAACGTGGCAGTGCGTACCGACGAGCACGGGCCGCGCACTACCGACCGCCTGGGCTTCCGTCGCACCGTGGAGCACGGCGTGGGCGATGAGCTGTACACCACGACGGATTACTACGTGCTGTCCGCCGTGTGGGCCTCGGAAGTCTGGAAGGGCTACAACGTGGCCAACGTCAACAAGGTGCTGCTGGCGCGGGGCATCCTCACGCCCGGCACGGACGGCAAGGCCGCCCGCTCCGAACGCCTGCCGGGGATGGGCAAGACGCGCTGTTACCTGGTGAGTGCTGCCGCGCTGAACGCCGACAGCCCCGCCGAACAACTGGCCGAAGCGGCCTGA
- a CDS encoding DMT family transporter yields the protein MNLRHGWAAGGLVLSCLCWAGNALVARAVADSIPPMALAFWRWSLALAILLPFVAPALWRQRAVVRAAGWRLWLVAGLGIASYNSLLYHAAHSTSAINITLLNTCLPLATFLGAGLLLGEWPARRAWFGMAVAAGGLLLLIGRGELATFRALDFYRGDLIMLLAVAAWALYSLLMRLWGARLGLAPLPLLGVMILFGLVLMLPFYLAELVRVGGFAPTPATLGAIGYTALFASLLAYLTWNHGLKVLGAARASLFSYLMPVFAALLAWLLLDERLAFYHWLGGALIFAGLLLATRPAPSVQRSGE from the coding sequence ATGAATCTGCGTCACGGCTGGGCGGCCGGCGGGCTGGTGCTGTCCTGCCTGTGCTGGGCCGGCAATGCGCTGGTGGCGCGTGCGGTGGCCGACAGCATCCCGCCGATGGCGCTGGCGTTCTGGCGCTGGTCGCTGGCGCTGGCCATCCTGCTGCCCTTCGTCGCCCCCGCCCTGTGGCGGCAGCGGGCCGTGGTGCGCGCGGCTGGCTGGCGGCTGTGGCTGGTCGCCGGGCTGGGCATCGCCAGCTACAACTCGCTGCTCTACCACGCCGCGCACAGCACCTCGGCGATCAACATCACCCTGCTCAACACCTGCCTGCCGCTGGCCACCTTCCTCGGCGCCGGCCTGCTGCTCGGCGAATGGCCGGCGCGGCGCGCTTGGTTCGGCATGGCGGTGGCCGCCGGCGGCCTGCTGCTGCTGATCGGCCGCGGCGAGCTGGCGACCTTCCGCGCCCTCGACTTCTACCGCGGCGACCTGATCATGCTGCTGGCGGTGGCCGCCTGGGCGCTGTATTCGCTGCTGATGCGCCTGTGGGGCGCACGCCTGGGGCTGGCGCCGCTGCCGCTGCTCGGGGTGATGATCCTGTTCGGTTTGGTGCTGATGCTGCCGTTCTACCTGGCCGAGCTGGTCCGTGTCGGCGGCTTCGCGCCGACGCCGGCGACCCTCGGCGCCATCGGCTATACCGCGTTGTTCGCCTCGCTGCTCGCCTACCTGACCTGGAACCACGGCCTCAAGGTGCTCGGTGCGGCGCGCGCCTCGCTGTTCAGCTACCTGATGCCGGTGTTCGCCGCACTGCTGGCCTGGCTGCTGCTCGACGAGCGGCTGGCCTTCTACCACTGGCTGGGCGGGGCGCTGATCTTCGCCGGCCTGCTGCTGGCCACCCGTCCGGCGCCGAGCGTTCAGCGCAGCGGCGAGTAG
- a CDS encoding paraquat-inducible protein A, whose amino-acid sequence MRALDAGILVCDECHQLSHHVPGELQRCRRCGAPLHARRPNSIARTWALLLAAALLYIPANLLPIMTVNLFGQGSPATIMEGVLELIHAGMLPIALVVFVASILVPTFKLVGIALLLYSVQRHLPLSPRQRIFMFRFIEWIGRWSMLDIFVIAILVALVSFGNLASIEAGAGAMAFAAVVILTMLAAITFDPRLIWDNTDADLPHE is encoded by the coding sequence ATGCGCGCGCTTGATGCCGGTATCCTGGTCTGTGACGAGTGCCACCAGCTCAGCCACCATGTGCCCGGCGAGCTGCAGCGCTGCCGCCGCTGCGGGGCGCCCCTGCATGCCCGTCGCCCCAACAGCATTGCGCGTACCTGGGCGCTGCTGCTGGCGGCCGCGCTGCTCTACATTCCGGCCAACCTGCTGCCGATCATGACCGTCAACCTGTTCGGCCAGGGCAGCCCGGCGACCATCATGGAAGGCGTGCTGGAGCTGATCCATGCCGGCATGCTGCCCATCGCCCTGGTGGTGTTCGTCGCCAGCATCCTGGTGCCGACCTTCAAGCTGGTCGGCATCGCCCTGCTGCTTTACTCGGTGCAGCGCCACCTGCCGCTGTCGCCGCGCCAGCGCATCTTCATGTTCCGCTTCATCGAGTGGATCGGCCGCTGGTCGATGCTGGACATCTTCGTCATCGCCATCCTGGTTGCCCTGGTCAGCTTCGGCAACCTGGCCAGCATCGAGGCCGGCGCCGGCGCCATGGCCTTCGCCGCGGTGGTGATACTCACCATGCTGGCGGCGATCACCTTCGATCCCCGGCTGATCTGGGACAACACCGACGCAGACCTTCCCCATGAGTGA
- a CDS encoding NAD(P)/FAD-dependent oxidoreductase: MPQPCAEVIVVGAGLSGLTAAWRLGWAGKDVRVLEAAPRIGGRILTGSFAAGRLVELGAGGIAPGQARLRQLVDELGLVLQAPDPAAASAALHDAALDALPWQRRWQLQRLWRRLERQAAQLPPEPAAQHALARELDQCSLADALRQSWLGLAARQCFAATAEQLFGAGPQQLSLLQALLQLRRHGGSAGLLELRLGLNHWRPAAGMQAICQGLTARLGDDLILDAPLLALRQDARGVELVTSGGSYRARRVVLALPALQLARLDFFPALAGRHDHALRHLLPQATLEVRLRYERPFWRERLPRIELPARHAGWLIVEMPPVRAGEGALRVHLSGEWARRLAALTEPARGVRLLEGLAGLLGEAARTPLECLLQDWGEEPFLRSAAANWPAGGWSLQAALLRRPLGRVHFAGADLAARWPGSLEGAVEAGERAAEEVLALG, from the coding sequence ATGCCCCAGCCATGTGCCGAGGTGATCGTGGTCGGTGCCGGCCTGTCCGGGCTGACGGCTGCCTGGCGTCTGGGCTGGGCCGGCAAGGACGTGCGCGTGCTGGAGGCGGCGCCGCGCATTGGCGGGCGCATCCTGACCGGCAGTTTCGCAGCTGGCCGGCTCGTCGAGCTGGGCGCCGGCGGTATCGCCCCGGGGCAGGCACGCCTGCGCCAGCTGGTCGACGAGTTGGGCCTGGTGCTGCAGGCGCCCGATCCCGCCGCCGCCAGCGCAGCGTTGCACGACGCGGCGCTGGACGCCTTGCCCTGGCAGCGTCGCTGGCAGCTGCAGCGCCTCTGGCGCCGGCTGGAGCGGCAGGCCGCCCAGCTGCCGCCCGAGCCGGCCGCCCAGCATGCGCTGGCGCGGGAGCTGGATCAGTGCAGCCTGGCCGACGCCCTGCGCCAATCTTGGCTGGGCCTGGCGGCCCGGCAGTGCTTCGCGGCGACGGCCGAGCAACTGTTCGGCGCCGGGCCGCAACAGCTGTCCCTGCTGCAGGCGCTGCTGCAGCTGCGTCGCCATGGTGGCAGCGCGGGACTGCTCGAGCTGCGTCTCGGCCTGAACCACTGGCGTCCGGCGGCCGGCATGCAGGCGATCTGTCAGGGGCTGACCGCACGACTGGGCGACGACCTGATCCTCGACGCGCCGCTGCTGGCGTTGCGCCAGGATGCCCGCGGGGTCGAGCTGGTCACCTCCGGCGGCAGCTACCGCGCGCGGCGGGTGGTGCTGGCGCTGCCGGCGCTGCAGCTGGCGCGCCTCGACTTCTTTCCGGCCCTGGCCGGCCGACACGACCATGCCCTGCGCCACCTGCTGCCGCAGGCGACGCTGGAGGTTCGCCTGCGCTATGAGCGGCCGTTCTGGCGCGAGCGTCTGCCGCGGATCGAGTTGCCTGCCCGTCACGCCGGATGGCTGATCGTCGAGATGCCGCCCGTGCGCGCAGGCGAGGGCGCCCTGCGGGTGCACCTGAGCGGCGAGTGGGCGCGGCGACTGGCCGCCCTGACAGAGCCGGCGCGCGGCGTACGCCTGCTGGAGGGCCTGGCCGGGCTGCTTGGCGAGGCGGCCCGCACGCCTCTGGAGTGCCTGCTGCAGGACTGGGGCGAGGAGCCTTTCCTGCGCAGCGCCGCAGCGAACTGGCCCGCCGGCGGCTGGAGCCTGCAGGCCGCCCTGCTGCGGCGTCCGCTGGGGCGGGTGCACTTCGCCGGTGCCGATCTTGCCGCGCGCTGGCCCGGCAGTCTCGAGGGGGCGGTGGAAGCCGGCGAACGGGCGGCCGAGGAGGTCCTCGCCCTAGGCTGA
- a CDS encoding recombinase family protein — MNRVFAYGRVSTLEQSTDNQLVALQQKGFDIQPHRWFAEQVSGGVPALQRPEFSRMADRMEAGDVLVVLKLDRLGRDVQDVLATIEELAARKIHVRSLDLDGVDLTSAAGKLQLTVLAAVAAFERDRIRERTKEGLARTSKKGGRPEALETTKAVQACRAKGLTQSQAAAELGMSLPTIKRHWNK, encoded by the coding sequence ATGAATCGAGTCTTCGCATACGGGCGCGTTTCCACCCTGGAGCAGTCCACGGACAACCAGCTGGTTGCCCTGCAACAGAAGGGCTTCGATATTCAGCCGCACCGCTGGTTCGCCGAGCAGGTGTCTGGCGGGGTTCCGGCTCTGCAGCGCCCGGAGTTCTCCCGCATGGCCGACCGGATGGAAGCCGGCGACGTGCTCGTGGTGCTCAAGCTCGACCGCCTGGGCCGCGACGTGCAAGACGTGCTGGCCACCATCGAGGAACTGGCCGCGCGCAAGATCCACGTCCGCAGCCTCGACCTCGATGGCGTGGACCTGACCAGCGCCGCCGGCAAGCTGCAGCTCACAGTGCTGGCTGCCGTGGCCGCCTTCGAGCGTGACCGGATCAGGGAGCGCACCAAAGAAGGCTTGGCCCGCACCTCGAAGAAAGGCGGACGCCCCGAGGCGCTGGAAACCACCAAGGCGGTGCAGGCCTGCAGGGCCAAGGGCCTGACCCAGAGCCAAGCCGCCGCCGAGCTGGGCATGAGCCTGCCCACCATCAAGCGCCACTGGAACAAGTAG
- a CDS encoding 2-isopropylmalate synthase: MSNDRVIIFDTTLRDGEQSPGASMTREEKLRIAKALERMRVDVIEAGFAIASPGDFESVKAVAEAVKDSTVCSLARALDADIERAAEALKNANSGRIHTFIATSPIHMQYKLRMQPDQVVEQAVRAVKKARSLCGDVEFSCEDAGRSEIDFLCRIIEAAIDAGARTINIPDTVGYAIPHQYADTIRQLLERIPNADKAVFSVHCHNDLGLAVANSLAAVVAGARQVECTINGLGERAGNAALEEIVMAIKTRKDLLDVYTSIETEHILSTSRLVSGITGFPVQPNKAIVGANAFAHESGIHQDGVLKHRETYEIMRAQDVGWNANKMVMGKHSGRNAFRARLEELGIVLPGEAELNAAFARFKELADKKHEIFDEDLQALVTDSLAEEAPEHFKLVCLGVTSRTGEVPHAELVLSVDGVEHKVAASGAGPVDATFQAIEAIAQSQANLQLYSVNAITQGTDSQGEVTVRLEKGGRIVNGNGADTDILAASAKAYLNALNLMQAGVHRTHPQADGV, translated from the coding sequence ATGAGCAACGACCGCGTCATCATATTCGACACCACGCTGCGCGACGGCGAGCAGAGCCCCGGCGCGTCCATGACCAGGGAAGAGAAGCTGCGCATCGCCAAGGCGCTGGAGCGCATGCGCGTCGACGTGATCGAAGCGGGCTTCGCCATCGCCAGCCCGGGTGACTTCGAGTCGGTCAAGGCGGTCGCCGAGGCGGTCAAGGACAGCACCGTGTGCAGCCTGGCGCGTGCCCTCGACGCCGACATCGAGCGCGCCGCCGAGGCGCTGAAGAACGCCAACTCCGGACGCATCCACACCTTCATCGCCACCAGCCCGATCCACATGCAGTACAAGCTGCGCATGCAGCCGGATCAGGTGGTCGAGCAGGCGGTGCGCGCGGTGAAGAAGGCGCGCAGCCTGTGCGGCGACGTGGAGTTCTCCTGCGAGGATGCCGGCCGTTCGGAGATCGACTTCCTCTGCCGGATCATCGAGGCGGCCATCGACGCCGGCGCGCGCACCATCAACATCCCGGACACCGTCGGTTACGCGATCCCGCACCAGTACGCCGACACCATCCGCCAGTTGCTCGAGCGCATCCCCAACGCCGACAAGGCGGTGTTCTCGGTGCACTGCCACAACGACCTCGGCCTGGCCGTGGCCAACTCGCTGGCCGCGGTGGTCGCCGGTGCGCGCCAGGTGGAGTGCACCATCAACGGTCTCGGCGAGCGCGCCGGCAACGCCGCGCTGGAAGAGATCGTCATGGCGATCAAGACCCGCAAGGACCTGCTCGACGTCTACACCAGCATCGAGACCGAGCACATCCTCAGCACCTCGCGGCTGGTCTCCGGCATCACCGGCTTCCCGGTGCAGCCGAACAAGGCCATCGTCGGCGCCAACGCCTTCGCCCACGAGTCGGGCATCCACCAGGACGGCGTGCTCAAGCACCGCGAGACCTACGAGATCATGCGCGCCCAGGACGTCGGCTGGAACGCCAACAAGATGGTCATGGGCAAGCACTCCGGGCGCAACGCCTTCCGCGCGCGCCTCGAGGAGCTGGGCATCGTCCTGCCCGGCGAGGCCGAGCTGAACGCCGCCTTCGCCCGCTTCAAGGAACTGGCCGACAAGAAGCACGAGATCTTCGACGAGGACCTGCAGGCGCTGGTGACCGACAGCCTGGCCGAGGAGGCGCCGGAGCACTTCAAGCTGGTCTGCCTCGGCGTCACCAGCCGCACCGGCGAGGTGCCGCACGCCGAGCTGGTGCTCAGCGTCGACGGCGTCGAGCACAAGGTCGCAGCCTCCGGTGCCGGCCCGGTGGACGCCACCTTCCAGGCCATCGAGGCGATCGCCCAGTCGCAGGCCAACCTGCAGCTGTATTCGGTCAACGCCATCACCCAGGGCACCGACTCCCAGGGCGAGGTGACCGTGCGCCTGGAGAAGGGTGGGCGCATCGTCAACGGCAACGGCGCCGACACCGACATCCTCGCCGCCTCGGCCAAGGCCTACCTCAACGCGCTGAACCTGATGCAGGCCGGCGTCCATCGCACCCACCCGCAGGCGGACGGCGTTTGA